The following proteins are co-located in the Echinicola sp. 20G genome:
- a CDS encoding nucleotide sugar dehydrogenase — MNNELLFPLNETRIAVIGLGYVGLPLAVEFAKKYPTIGFDISSSRVHQLAQGIDSTLEVEDELLKSVLSKDLIRLEQAKKGFFPTELPNDIADCNVYIVTVPTPTDKHNRPVLTPMLKASKSISKVLKKGDVVIYESTVYPGVTEDECVPILEQASGLQFNKDFFVGYSPERINPGDKEHTVAKILKVTSGSTPEAASFVDELYKSVITAGTFKASSIKVAEAAKVIENSQRDINIAFVNELSKIFNLLQIDTHEVLEAAGTKWNFLPFRPGLVGGHCIGVDPFYLAQKAQEVGYHPEIILAGRRLNDSMGKHVATEVIKHMMRKDLKVMESKVLILGFTFKEDCPDVRNTRVIDIYQELKNFDIEVDVYDPWASPEEIAHEYGIAVIDKAQKPELNHYSAVILAVAHKDFKAWDIQKSAHQVVYDVKGVLSKEKVDARL; from the coding sequence ATGAATAATGAATTACTTTTTCCACTAAATGAAACCCGAATAGCCGTAATAGGATTAGGTTATGTAGGTTTACCATTAGCTGTTGAATTTGCAAAGAAATATCCCACCATTGGTTTTGACATTTCCTCGAGCAGAGTCCATCAATTAGCCCAAGGGATAGACTCCACACTGGAGGTCGAGGATGAACTTTTAAAGTCTGTTCTATCCAAGGATTTAATCAGACTAGAGCAGGCAAAAAAGGGTTTCTTTCCGACAGAACTTCCAAACGATATAGCGGATTGTAATGTTTATATTGTAACTGTTCCGACCCCCACAGATAAGCATAATAGACCTGTTTTGACGCCCATGTTGAAAGCATCCAAGTCTATTAGCAAGGTACTCAAAAAAGGAGATGTGGTGATCTATGAATCTACCGTTTATCCGGGAGTAACGGAGGATGAATGTGTACCCATTTTGGAACAAGCTTCCGGGCTTCAGTTCAATAAAGATTTTTTTGTAGGCTACTCACCGGAAAGGATTAATCCAGGGGATAAAGAGCATACTGTCGCGAAAATTTTAAAAGTCACTTCAGGAAGTACGCCAGAAGCAGCAAGTTTTGTAGATGAGTTGTACAAATCAGTTATTACGGCAGGTACCTTTAAAGCATCTTCCATCAAAGTAGCAGAGGCAGCCAAGGTGATTGAAAATTCACAGCGTGATATCAATATCGCTTTTGTCAATGAACTTTCGAAAATCTTTAACCTGCTCCAAATTGATACCCATGAAGTTTTGGAAGCGGCAGGGACCAAATGGAACTTCCTGCCTTTTAGACCTGGCTTGGTAGGGGGGCATTGCATTGGAGTGGATCCTTTTTACTTGGCACAAAAAGCGCAAGAAGTGGGCTATCATCCAGAAATTATATTGGCGGGAAGGCGTTTGAATGATTCCATGGGCAAGCATGTGGCTACTGAGGTGATCAAGCACATGATGCGCAAGGACCTCAAGGTCATGGAGTCTAAAGTCTTGATACTGGGTTTTACTTTCAAGGAAGACTGTCCTGATGTGCGAAATACAAGGGTGATTGATATTTATCAGGAGCTTAAGAATTTTGATATTGAGGTGGATGTATATGACCCTTGGGCCAGTCCGGAGGAGATAGCCCATGAATATGGGATAGCTGTAATCGACAAAGCCCAAAAGCCTGAACTCAATCATTATTCAGCAGTGATCTTAGCTGTAGCACATAAAGACTTTAAAGCATGGGACATTCAAAAATCAGCCCATCAAGTGGTATATGATGTAAAAGGGGTTTTGAGCAAAGAAAAAGTGGATGCTAGGTTATAA
- a CDS encoding UDP-glucose/GDP-mannose dehydrogenase family protein, whose protein sequence is MKITVVGTGYVGLVSGACFADVGIEVVCVDIDQKKIDKLKKGIMPIYEPGLEEIVVRNYQSGRLTFSTNLGEAIQDSEVAFIAVGTPPGEDGSADLKYVLAVADEIGRTMNDYIVVATKSTVPVTTGGKVKKAIQDALDKRESALKFAVASNPEFLKEGAAVEDFLKPDRIIIGVEDERAEDIMKRLYKPFQLSGDRIIYMDIPSAEMTKYTANAMLATKISFMNDIANLCELVGADANMVRSGIGSDPRIGNKFIYPGVGYGGSCFPKDVKAIVKTAKQYGYDLRVLEAVEAVNDDQKYKLVHKVKKHFGDDLSGMTFAMWGLSFKPNTDDMREAPAIVIIDELRAAGAKVKVYDPIAMEEAKEVYVGDKVTYCKDAYDACVDADALLLVTEWSEFRIPSWSALNKLLNHKVIFDGRNIYDRKYLNELGFTHYGIGV, encoded by the coding sequence ATGAAAATTACTGTAGTAGGAACTGGATATGTAGGCTTGGTGTCGGGAGCCTGTTTTGCAGATGTTGGCATTGAGGTTGTTTGCGTCGACATTGATCAAAAGAAGATTGACAAGCTCAAAAAAGGAATCATGCCTATATATGAGCCTGGTTTGGAAGAGATTGTTGTAAGAAATTACCAAAGCGGGCGATTGACTTTTAGCACCAACTTAGGTGAGGCTATTCAAGATTCAGAGGTAGCTTTTATTGCTGTAGGAACCCCTCCAGGAGAGGATGGATCAGCAGATTTGAAGTATGTTTTGGCTGTGGCTGATGAGATTGGGAGAACCATGAATGACTACATTGTTGTAGCCACAAAGAGTACCGTGCCTGTGACAACGGGAGGTAAAGTGAAAAAGGCTATTCAGGATGCTTTGGATAAAAGAGAAAGTGCCTTGAAGTTTGCAGTTGCCTCTAATCCTGAATTTTTGAAAGAAGGGGCTGCAGTGGAAGACTTTTTAAAGCCAGATAGAATTATTATCGGAGTGGAGGATGAAAGAGCTGAAGACATTATGAAGAGGCTTTATAAACCTTTCCAGTTAAGTGGAGATAGGATTATTTACATGGATATTCCTTCAGCAGAGATGACCAAGTATACCGCCAATGCCATGCTGGCCACTAAAATCAGCTTTATGAACGATATTGCCAATCTTTGCGAATTGGTAGGGGCAGATGCGAATATGGTTAGAAGTGGAATTGGATCTGATCCAAGAATCGGTAATAAGTTTATATATCCAGGCGTTGGGTATGGAGGAAGCTGCTTCCCCAAAGACGTTAAAGCAATTGTTAAAACGGCAAAGCAGTATGGATATGACCTCAGGGTACTTGAGGCTGTTGAAGCGGTAAACGATGACCAGAAATATAAGCTGGTCCATAAGGTGAAGAAACATTTCGGTGATGACTTAAGCGGAATGACTTTTGCTATGTGGGGATTAAGTTTTAAGCCGAACACTGATGATATGAGGGAGGCTCCAGCGATAGTAATTATTGATGAGCTGAGAGCAGCCGGAGCAAAAGTGAAAGTATATGATCCAATTGCCATGGAGGAAGCAAAGGAAGTATATGTAGGGGATAAAGTAACTTATTGTAAAGATGCTTATGATGCCTGCGTAGATGCAGATGCGCTTTTATTGGTTACAGAATGGTCGGAATTTAGAATTCCAAGCTGGAGCGCTTTAAATAAACTCTTGAACCATAAGGTGATATTTGATGGTAGAAACATATATGACCGTAAATACCTCAATGAATTAGGTTTTACCCATTATGGAATAGGAGTTTGA
- a CDS encoding ArsR family transcriptional regulator, producing MLDSLITSKTRLRLLVKFFINADNHSHLRGLAEEFGESTNAIRKELNNLSEAGYLQKESEKNRISYSANTQHPLFGSLQDIIRKYIGLDRVVDEVLKRMGDVEKVVLTGDYANGMDTGTIDIGILGKQLNEEYLDSLGNRMQEMIDRSVKFTVLSDDLPAGIILYNKAAE from the coding sequence ATGCTTGATTCTTTAATTACATCCAAGACCCGACTGCGTTTATTGGTGAAGTTTTTCATCAATGCAGATAACCATAGCCATCTCCGCGGTTTGGCCGAAGAGTTTGGAGAATCTACCAATGCCATTCGAAAAGAGCTGAACAATTTGTCCGAAGCGGGCTACTTGCAAAAGGAATCCGAAAAAAATCGAATCAGTTACAGTGCCAATACCCAACATCCTTTGTTTGGGTCATTGCAGGATATTATCCGAAAATATATTGGTCTGGACCGGGTAGTGGATGAAGTACTTAAACGGATGGGAGATGTGGAGAAGGTCGTACTGACTGGGGATTATGCCAATGGTATGGATACCGGTACGATTGATATTGGTATTTTAGGAAAGCAGCTTAATGAGGAATACCTCGACAGTTTGGGAAATAGGATGCAGGAAATGATTGATCGCAGCGTAAAGTTTACGGTGCTGAGCGATGATTTGCCTGCTGGCATTATTTTGTATAATAAGGCAGCTGAGTAA
- a CDS encoding UpxY family transcription antiterminator has protein sequence MSTEINWFVMYTAPRAEKKVAQRLEENNIETYLPMIEEIRQWSDRKKKVKRPLFNGYLFVRAEKNRLWEALQVQGAVKFVNFSGNHAIVRDEEIEAIKRIVTTGVAVEVDSSEIHEGQQVKILGGPLQGFEGECIQKGNQDYFIIRVPSINQTVMVTVPRKFLEIIG, from the coding sequence ATGAGTACTGAGATCAACTGGTTTGTGATGTATACGGCTCCAAGAGCTGAAAAAAAAGTAGCACAGCGATTAGAAGAAAACAATATTGAAACCTATCTCCCTATGATCGAGGAAATTCGTCAATGGAGTGATAGAAAGAAAAAGGTCAAGAGACCTCTCTTTAACGGTTATTTGTTTGTAAGAGCCGAAAAAAACAGACTCTGGGAAGCCTTACAAGTTCAAGGAGCTGTGAAATTTGTCAATTTTTCAGGCAACCATGCCATTGTGAGGGATGAAGAAATCGAAGCTATCAAAAGAATCGTCACTACTGGTGTTGCTGTTGAGGTGGACAGTTCTGAAATACATGAAGGCCAACAAGTCAAAATATTGGGTGGACCATTACAAGGCTTTGAGGGGGAGTGTATCCAAAAAGGAAACCAAGATTATTTTATCATTAGAGTACCGAGTATCAACCAAACTGTTATGGTCACCGTACCAAGGAAATTCCTGGAAATAATTGGGTAA
- a CDS encoding mannose-1-phosphate guanylyltransferase has translation MKTINVVLSGGVGSRLWPLSRKSCPKQYLPIFEGQTLFQKTIERNRVLCDSLMVVGNKANYELSRKDLQGLGVDGFIEIIEACPRNTAAAIAFAAFKANADDILFVTPSDHLIDAEDKYLESVKRAVQLAESGQIVTFGLQPTRPETGFGYIESEGEDVLSFREKPNLDTAEKFLKKGNFLWNSGMFCFKAGVFLEELKQYEPLVWEKSKEVIEASKDGFLDFDLSMEIPSTSVDYAVMERTEKIKVVPSSFNWSDMGSFESIFEYMTGHGYEPDEFGNMIIGTDLHTEFVGLKNTMLIQTKDAILVLKKESAQDVKKVFEKLEKDKPELVN, from the coding sequence ATGAAAACAATTAATGTAGTCTTGTCGGGAGGAGTAGGAAGTCGATTGTGGCCATTGTCCCGAAAAAGCTGCCCAAAGCAATACTTGCCCATTTTTGAAGGCCAAACGTTATTTCAGAAAACGATCGAAAGAAACAGGGTTCTCTGTGATAGTTTGATGGTAGTTGGGAATAAAGCCAATTATGAACTGTCCCGGAAAGATCTTCAGGGGCTGGGAGTGGATGGCTTTATTGAAATTATAGAAGCCTGCCCTAGAAATACAGCTGCAGCAATAGCTTTTGCAGCATTTAAAGCGAATGCAGATGATATTCTTTTTGTAACCCCCTCTGATCATTTAATTGATGCAGAGGATAAATACCTAGAATCCGTTAAGCGAGCAGTTCAATTGGCTGAAAGTGGACAGATTGTTACCTTTGGTTTACAACCAACCAGACCAGAAACCGGCTTTGGCTATATTGAATCAGAAGGAGAAGACGTGTTGAGTTTTAGAGAAAAGCCTAACTTGGACACTGCGGAGAAGTTCCTGAAGAAAGGTAACTTTTTATGGAATTCTGGTATGTTTTGTTTTAAGGCAGGTGTGTTCTTAGAGGAGCTTAAACAATATGAACCTTTAGTTTGGGAAAAGTCGAAAGAAGTAATTGAAGCATCTAAGGATGGATTTTTAGATTTTGATCTTTCCATGGAAATTCCTTCTACATCAGTGGATTATGCTGTGATGGAAAGAACTGAAAAAATTAAAGTTGTTCCTTCATCATTTAATTGGTCCGACATGGGGTCTTTCGAATCCATTTTTGAGTATATGACAGGCCACGGATACGAGCCCGATGAGTTTGGGAATATGATCATTGGAACAGACCTTCACACTGAATTTGTGGGATTAAAGAATACCATGTTGATTCAAACGAAGGATGCTATATTGGTACTAAAAAAGGAAAGTGCCCAAGATGTTAAAAAGGTGTTTGAAAAATTAGAGAAAGATAAACCAGAGTTAGTTAATTGA
- a CDS encoding SDR family oxidoreductase, translating into MGKKSIRKDSRILVTGGAGFIGSNLIDSFLADGHQVVCLDNFSTGKIENIKKAQLSDNFTLLRGDIRNFEDCQKAVAGCDYVFHQAALGSVPRSIADPMTSTDVNIGGFVKILFAAKEAGVKRVIYAASSSTYGDHPDLPKVEHVIGNALSPYAITKFVDELFARNFADIYGLETIGLRYFNVFGRRQDPNGAYAAVIPKFVLSLINGESPKINGDGTYSRDFTYIDNVIQANKLAAAEDTDEMKSNLSSYYSQLDQPFDSEKTISEVFNVAFGERASLNQLAETLKSELRNYDEKIASIEFEYGSRRPGDVPHSLASIEKAKSIIGYEPKYSMEKGLKDTCEWYWLSMKKDLTFQS; encoded by the coding sequence ATGGGTAAAAAGTCAATCAGAAAAGATTCAAGAATCTTAGTAACAGGTGGGGCCGGTTTTATCGGCTCTAACCTGATTGATTCATTTTTAGCGGATGGACATCAGGTAGTTTGTTTGGATAATTTTTCCACCGGAAAGATTGAGAACATCAAGAAGGCCCAATTATCAGATAATTTTACGCTACTTAGAGGCGATATCAGAAATTTTGAGGATTGTCAAAAAGCAGTAGCCGGTTGTGACTACGTATTTCATCAAGCAGCGTTAGGATCTGTTCCCCGATCAATCGCTGATCCAATGACCAGTACTGATGTTAATATTGGAGGTTTTGTGAAAATACTCTTCGCCGCCAAAGAAGCGGGTGTCAAAAGAGTGATTTATGCAGCAAGTTCATCTACTTACGGGGACCATCCTGATTTGCCTAAAGTAGAACATGTAATTGGGAATGCCTTGTCTCCCTATGCCATTACAAAATTTGTTGATGAGCTCTTCGCACGTAATTTTGCTGATATCTATGGATTAGAAACTATAGGGCTAAGGTATTTCAATGTTTTTGGTAGAAGGCAAGATCCAAATGGAGCTTATGCAGCTGTCATACCTAAGTTTGTACTTTCTCTGATCAATGGAGAGTCTCCTAAAATAAACGGCGATGGTACCTATTCCAGGGACTTTACCTATATAGACAATGTGATCCAAGCCAATAAACTGGCGGCGGCAGAAGATACAGATGAAATGAAATCGAATTTATCGTCCTATTATAGTCAATTGGACCAGCCGTTTGATTCCGAGAAAACAATTTCTGAAGTATTTAATGTTGCATTTGGTGAGCGTGCATCATTGAATCAGTTGGCTGAAACCTTAAAGAGTGAGTTGAGAAATTATGATGAAAAAATTGCTTCTATAGAATTTGAATATGGTTCTAGACGTCCCGGTGATGTGCCTCACTCTTTGGCTTCTATAGAAAAGGCCAAGTCGATTATTGGGTACGAACCTAAGTATTCTATGGAGAAGGGGTTAAAAGATACTTGTGAGTGGTATTGGCTAAGCATGAAAAAAGACCTAACTTTCCAAAGTTGA